A region of Rutidosis leptorrhynchoides isolate AG116_Rl617_1_P2 unplaced genomic scaffold, CSIRO_AGI_Rlap_v1 contig537, whole genome shotgun sequence DNA encodes the following proteins:
- the LOC139884339 gene encoding uncharacterized protein has translation MKILEANAGALTNFEVLEFLRARGASKDSTRIVAPIAPSEYQVYDYLDASPATSQTKEKIEEFMERCKTFNLAKAEVLNIINTRPSAVVDIDPIIEQCQDRFSEKQVDELVDLVDRGVAISCNRKRE, from the exons ATGAAGAT ACTGGAGGCAAATGCTGGTGCTCTTACCAATTTTGAGGTGCTTGAGTTTCTAAGAGCTAGAGGCGCTTCAAAGGATTCTACACGAATTGTTGCTCCAATTGCACCATCTGAATACCAG GTGTATGATTATTTGGATGCATCTCCTGCAACCAGTCAAACAAAAGAGAAGATAGAAGAATTCATGGAAAGGTGTAAGACATTCAATCTGGCAAAAGCCGAGGTTCTAAATATAATCAACACCAGACCATCTGCTGTAGTCGACATTGACCCG ATTATAGAGCAGTGTCAAGATCGGTTTAGTGAAAAACAAGTCGATGAGCTGGTAGACCTAGTGGACAGAGGTGTTGCCATCTCTTGCAATCGCAAAagagaatga